The following proteins are encoded in a genomic region of Cotesia glomerata isolate CgM1 unplaced genomic scaffold, MPM_Cglom_v2.3 scaffold_116, whole genome shotgun sequence:
- the LOC123273672 gene encoding zinc finger protein 28-like isoform X2: MEPKSSIPYQQCDETELFASVKKIVYTNVIETNNINNKYLIFNNELNQQNIPDSISTTMLDDTNIYCGEQENSEINLQDLCRVCANTNNHMVPIFGDESLQHDLINKISRYLPINITKNDTLPLQLCYNCASTLIAWHDLLEGCLDAEQKLLGIEERLFTKKQVDKSDNLETVQQSVSHVESNPVPQSLEHEKEPIPENSKTPSEERCPSGRRRLQIKKKRVTPQKRTTEQKALILSSKIIIDGINYYKCSDCNKVLSTVYNFLTHRNTHSEDTPYVCETCGKGFKAASALTRHKATHGSRKKYPCDLCDRVLSSKSAIEEHLRTHSSDRPFTCQFCDKSFKQKSALYSHKKFHLTDATSKHKCSTCERVFPRSQELKKHILVHTHEKPYCCDICGKKFRTSGCVSRHKRIHTTEKIHKCNICGAQFGQKRYLKNHCRCKHKTTTELVD, from the exons GTGTGATGAGACAGAGTTATTTGCgtctgtcaaaaaaattgtttataccAATGTCATTGAGacaaataacataaataacaaatatttaatatttaataatgaattaaatcaACAAAATATCCCTGATTCTATTTCAACAACAATGCTGGATGACACGAATATTTATTGTGGTGAGCAAGAAAACTCCGAAATTAATCTACAAGACTTGTGTCGAGTATGTGCTAACACAAATAATCATATGGTTCCAATATTTGGAGATGAAAGCCTACAAcatgatttaattaataaaatatcaaggTACTTGCCAATAAATATCACAAAAAATGACACATTGCCCTTGCAATTGTGTTACAACTGCGCCTCGACTTTAATAGCTTGGCATGATTTATTGGAAGGATGTTTGGATGCTGAGCAAAAGCTGTTAGGGATTGAAGAACGATTATTTACAAAGAAACAG gttGACAAATCTGATAATTTAGAAACTGTCCAACAATCTGTATCCCATGTAGAGAGTAATCCA GTACCTCAAAGTTTAGAACATGAAAAAGAACCTATCCCCGAAAATTCAAAGACACCTAGTGAAGAAAG gTGTCCCAGCGGTAGAAGGCGATTACAAATTAAGAAGAAACGTGTCACTCCTCAGAAACGAACTACTGAACAAAAAGCTTTGATTTTAAGTTCaaagataataattgatggaattaattattacaagtgTTCAGATTGCAATAAAGTGTTGTCAACTGTATATAATTTTCTGACGCATCGAAATACTCATTCTGAAGATACTCCTTATGTATGTGAAACCTGCGGAAAAGGTTTTAAGGCTGCATCTGCATTGACTAGGCATAAAGCAACTCATGgtagtagaaaaaaatatccgtGTGATCTCTGTGATCGTGTATTATCATCAAAATCTGCTATCGAAGAACATCTTCGTACTCATTCAAGTGATCGTCCATTTACTTGTCAATTTTGTGACAAATCATTCAAACAAAAGTCAGCTCTTTATagtcacaaaaaatttcacctAACAGATGCGACATCGAAACATAAATGCTCAACTTGCGAGCGTGTTTTTCCTCGCAGTCAAGAGCTAAAAAAACATATTCTGGTTCATACACATGAAAAACCGTACTGCTGTGATATTTGTGGAAAAAAATTCCGTACAAGTGGATGTGTAAGTCGTCACAAACGCATCCATACGAcggaaaaaattcataaatgtaatatttgtgGAGCGCAGTTCGGtcaaaaaagatatttaaaaaatcactgcCGTTGTAAACATAAAACAACGACTGAATTAGTCGattaa
- the LOC123273672 gene encoding zinc finger protein 3-like isoform X1 — protein MEPKSSIPYQQCDETELFASVKKIVYTNVIETNNINNKYLIFNNELNQQNIPDSISTTMLDDTNIYCGEQENSEINLQDLCRVCANTNNHMVPIFGDESLQHDLINKISRYLPINITKNDTLPLQLCYNCASTLIAWHDLLEGCLDAEQKLLGIEERLFTKKQVDKSDNLETVQQSVSHVESNPVPQSLEHEKEPIPENSKTPSEERSSFIQTRSITSRCMKKNSITSHDKLEELPRPMVEQINQEPEDYSEDNDDSCASVDEARVNNRDKDKYKDLNDFSDKTERKLKKKDNKNSKTQQEPQVKHSRPRLYPCMYCDFIGNKKKLLQAHMIEIHPDVPMDDLIKKPSCVDKEMIENARMEADGRVYYHCEDCGKNLFSPYTFFWHKRIHTGERPFCCHLCGKQFRVNQGLARHLHETHEGIKNFSCDICSRTFATKRTLDDHRRIHTNERPYVCNRCGKTFKQKASLFVHNRTHSDVFPFKCVHCEQSFRTRPTLMVHITKHTGEKPFVCDICSRPFRIKYELKRHKLVHSDEKPWQCSECGLSFRQKRYLVNHRRINHGSESSVMEK, from the exons GTGTGATGAGACAGAGTTATTTGCgtctgtcaaaaaaattgtttataccAATGTCATTGAGacaaataacataaataacaaatatttaatatttaataatgaattaaatcaACAAAATATCCCTGATTCTATTTCAACAACAATGCTGGATGACACGAATATTTATTGTGGTGAGCAAGAAAACTCCGAAATTAATCTACAAGACTTGTGTCGAGTATGTGCTAACACAAATAATCATATGGTTCCAATATTTGGAGATGAAAGCCTACAAcatgatttaattaataaaatatcaaggTACTTGCCAATAAATATCACAAAAAATGACACATTGCCCTTGCAATTGTGTTACAACTGCGCCTCGACTTTAATAGCTTGGCATGATTTATTGGAAGGATGTTTGGATGCTGAGCAAAAGCTGTTAGGGATTGAAGAACGATTATTTACAAAGAAACAG gttGACAAATCTGATAATTTAGAAACTGTCCAACAATCTGTATCCCATGTAGAGAGTAATCCA GTACCTCAAAGTTTAGAACATGAAAAAGAACCTATCCCCGAAAATTCAAAGACACCTAGTGAAGAAAG GTCTTCATTTATACAAACaagaagtataacttcaagatgtatgaaaaaaaattcaataacgAGTCATGACAAGTTGGAAGAACTACCGAGACCCATGGTTGAACAAATCAATCAAGAACCTGAAGATTATTCTGAAGATAATGATGATTCATGTGCTAGCGTAGATGAAGCTCGGGTTAATAATAGagataaagataaatataaagattTAAATGACTTTTCAGATAAAACGGAgcgaaaattgaaaaaaaaagataataaaaattcaaaaactcaACAAGAACCTCAAGTAAAACACTCACGACCTCGCTTATATCCTTGTATGTACTGTGATTTTAtaggtaataaaaaaaagttattgcaaGCACACATGATTGAGATTCACCCGGACGTACCGATggatgatttaataaaaaagccatCTTGCGTTGATAAAGAAATGATCGAAAACGCTCGAATGGAAGCTGATGGTCGCGTTTATTATCACTGTGAAGACTGTGGCAAAAACCTTTTCTCACCATACACATTTTTTTGGCACAAGCGTATCCATACAGGTGAACGTCCATTCTGTTGTCATCTCTGCGGCAAACAATTTCGAGTCAACCAAGGTCTTGCCCGACATTTACACGAGACACACGagggaattaaaaatttttcgtgtGACATTTGTAGTAGAACATTTGCTACCAAGCGCACACTTGATGATCATCGACGTATTCATACAAATGAACGGCCTTATGTTTGTAACAGATGTGGAAAAACTTTCAAGCAAAAAGCGTCGCTTTTTGTTCACAATCGCACACACAGTGATGTATTCCCATTCAAGTGCGTACACTGTGAGCAATCCTTTCGCACACGTCCGACGCTTATGGTTCATATTACCAAACATACTGGTGAAAAACCATTTGTTTGTGATATTTGTAGTCGACCTTTTagaataaagtatgaattaaaAAGACATAAACTTGTACATTCAGATGAAAAACCGTGGCAGTGTTCTGAATGTGGATTATCATTCCGTCAAAAACGTTATTTAGTTAACCATAGACGTATAAACCATGGAAGTGAATCATCTGTAATGgaaaagtaa